In Ischnura elegans chromosome 6, ioIscEleg1.1, whole genome shotgun sequence, one genomic interval encodes:
- the LOC124160472 gene encoding uncharacterized protein K02A2.6-like — protein MELGTPLHIALPRFLFQYRITPHVTTGESPCVLMFGRTIHSRLSLVKPNLGDTVNNKQSAQMVAQGGTFLRVLHKNERVMVKVHPHGQTKWTSGVVKEGLGSRLYSVLTDEGVLVHRHINQLRARGSLESAGMEVESTEREPVVESKTAEAPEEEETTGFWEPLSRGETPDMGTCRVETDKGRENRKYPLRRRKERVIFDL, from the coding sequence ATGGAGCTGGGAACACCCCTGCACATTGCTTTGCCTCGCTTCCTGTTTCAATACAGGATTACTCCTCATGTAACTACAGGTGAATCCCCTTGTGTGTTAATGTTTGGAAGGACAATTCATTCTCGACTATCATTAGTGAAACCAAACCTTGGAGACACTGTGAACAACAAACAGAGTGCGCAAATGGTGGCCCAAGGTGGAACATTCCTTAGAGTgttgcataaaaatgaaagagtGATGGTGAAAGTGCACCCTCATGGTCAGACAAAATGGACTTCAGGGGTTGTAAAGGAAGGGTTAGGATCGAGGTTGTACTCTGTGTTAACAGATGAGGGTGTTCTTGTCCACAGGCACATCAACCAATTGAGAGCAAGGGGAAGCCTGGAATCAGCAGGGATGGAGGTGGAATCAACGGAAAGGGAACCGGTAGTGGAGAGCAAAACCGCTGAAGCACCAGAGGAAGAGGAAACCACTGGGTTTTGGGAACCACTTTCCAGGGGAGAGACACCAGACATGGGAACATGTAGGGTGGAGACTGACAAGGGGAGGGAAAATAGGAAGTACCCACTGAGGCGGAGAAAGGAAAGAGTTATTTTTGACTTGTAA